In Acidaminococcus fermentans DSM 20731, one genomic interval encodes:
- the tuf gene encoding elongation factor Tu codes for MAKEKFERTKPHVNIGTIGHVDHGKTTLTAAITKVLSETPGCKATFEAYADIDKAPEERERGITINTAHVEYETETRHYAHVDCPGHADYVKNMITGAAQMDGAILVVSAADGPMPQTREHILLARQVGVPAIVVFLNKSDQVDDPELIELVEMEVRDLLSQYGYPGDDIPIVVGSALKALEGDKEQEDNIRKLMKAVDEYIPTPEHDLAKPFLMPIEDVFTITGRGTVATGRVERGVIKVGDTVEIVGLSEEKKQSVATGLEMFRKTLDQAEAGDNIGCLLRGIDRTEIERGQVLAKPGTIHPHTKFKGQVYVLTKEEGGRHTPFFNGYRPQFYFRTTDVTGVAHLPEGTEMVMPGDNVVMDVELITPIAIEQGLRFAIREGGHTVGAGVVTEIEG; via the coding sequence GAACCAAACCCCATGTTAACATTGGTACCATTGGTCACGTCGATCACGGCAAGACCACTCTGACTGCGGCTATCACCAAAGTCCTGTCCGAAACTCCGGGCTGCAAAGCCACTTTCGAAGCTTATGCCGATATCGATAAGGCTCCGGAAGAAAGAGAACGTGGTATCACCATCAACACTGCCCACGTTGAATATGAAACCGAAACCAGACACTATGCACACGTTGACTGCCCGGGGCACGCTGACTATGTAAAGAACATGATCACCGGTGCTGCTCAGATGGACGGTGCCATCCTGGTTGTTTCCGCTGCTGACGGCCCCATGCCTCAGACCCGTGAACACATCCTGCTGGCCCGCCAGGTTGGCGTTCCTGCCATCGTTGTGTTCCTGAACAAATCCGACCAGGTTGACGATCCCGAACTGATCGAACTGGTTGAAATGGAAGTCCGTGACCTGCTGAGCCAGTACGGCTATCCCGGAGATGATATTCCCATCGTTGTTGGCTCCGCTCTGAAAGCCCTGGAAGGGGACAAGGAACAGGAAGACAACATCCGGAAACTGATGAAGGCTGTTGACGAATACATCCCCACTCCGGAACACGATCTGGCCAAACCGTTCCTGATGCCTATCGAAGACGTGTTCACCATCACCGGCCGTGGTACCGTAGCTACCGGCCGTGTGGAACGTGGCGTGATCAAAGTTGGCGACACTGTTGAAATCGTCGGCCTGTCCGAAGAAAAGAAACAGTCCGTAGCCACCGGTCTGGAAATGTTCCGGAAGACCCTGGATCAGGCTGAAGCCGGCGACAACATCGGCTGCCTGCTGCGTGGTATCGACCGTACCGAAATCGAAAGAGGTCAGGTACTGGCCAAACCGGGCACCATCCATCCTCATACCAAATTCAAAGGCCAGGTTTACGTACTGACCAAAGAAGAAGGCGGCCGTCATACTCCGTTCTTCAACGGCTACCGTCCGCAGTTCTACTTCCGTACCACCGACGTTACCGGTGTTGCTCACCTGCCTGAAGGCACCGAAATGGTTATGCCTGGGGACAACGTGGTGATGGATGTTGAACTGATCACCCCGATCGCTATCGAACAAGGTCTGCGTTTCGCTATCCGCGAAGGCGGCCATACCGTTGGCGCCGGTGTTGTTACCGAAATCGAAGGCTAA